From Paenibacillus graminis, a single genomic window includes:
- a CDS encoding ABC transporter ATP-binding protein, protein MEALKLEQVVKQYGDKTAVNGISLKVERGEIYGLLGANGAGKTTTMRMVLGLIYPDGGKILYNGKPFSDELQHMMGYLPEERGLYPKVKVSDQIIYLARLRGMSAGDAEKSLRFWLERFDVPEYYNKKIEELSKGNQQKMGFIAAVVHKPQILILDEAFSGLDPVNVELLKDTVKELRDQGTSILFSTHRMEHVEELCRNITILDRSNTVVQGDIREIKKGYPREEVALRTAGDLSGLDKIPGVSAVQKQERGYLLSISEIGAAQRILQYAMAAGEVEHFEIKEPTLNQIFIRAVGESNE, encoded by the coding sequence ATGGAAGCTTTGAAGCTGGAACAAGTTGTGAAGCAGTATGGAGACAAAACCGCAGTAAATGGAATCAGCCTAAAGGTGGAGCGAGGTGAGATTTATGGACTGCTCGGCGCCAACGGTGCCGGCAAAACTACGACCATGCGTATGGTGCTGGGACTGATCTATCCCGATGGAGGAAAGATTCTATATAACGGCAAACCGTTCAGCGATGAGCTGCAGCATATGATGGGATATCTCCCGGAGGAACGGGGGCTGTACCCGAAGGTAAAGGTCAGCGACCAGATTATCTATCTTGCCCGGCTGCGCGGCATGTCAGCCGGTGATGCGGAGAAGAGCCTCCGCTTCTGGCTGGAACGTTTTGACGTCCCGGAGTATTACAACAAGAAGATCGAAGAGCTCTCCAAGGGCAACCAGCAGAAGATGGGCTTTATCGCCGCGGTTGTACATAAGCCGCAAATCCTGATCCTGGACGAGGCGTTCAGTGGTCTGGACCCCGTCAACGTTGAGCTGCTTAAGGATACAGTAAAAGAATTGCGTGACCAGGGCACGAGCATTCTGTTCTCCACCCACCGGATGGAGCATGTGGAAGAGCTGTGCCGCAATATTACGATTCTCGACCGTTCCAATACGGTCGTGCAAGGCGACATTCGTGAGATCAAGAAGGGTTATCCGCGTGAAGAAGTCGCGCTCAGGACGGCCGGCGATTTGAGCGGACTGGACAAGATTCCAGGGGTAAGCGCGGTTCAGAAGCAGGAGCGGGGGTATCTGCTCTCCATCAGCGAGATCGGTGCAGCGCAGCGTATCCTGCAATACGCGATGGCAGCCGGTGAAGTTGAACATTTTGAAATCAAGGAACCAACCTTGAACCAAATCTTTATCAGAGCGGTGGGTGAATCTAATGAATAA
- a CDS encoding ABC transporter permease codes for MNKMGTIISFTFKNKVRTKSFLITTLILILLISIGMNIPYFIKVFQGDDGAKETQIGVVAEQGNRAAELLLAYAPPATAAADEDTDTVAFKAFASADDAALKQGLDDEKIEGYLTFDAKGSEGVPPVTYHSKDGELDKDLKTYLQGALQQINTQLIAGDKLTQEQVAAMFAPVSIGTQQLSTDGTDGAAPDESKPAINYVIVYVLLILFFMSITMTGNMIAAEVTSEKSSRIMEILITSASPLTQMFGKVIGIFLVGLMQIAIISASIAINLMLPHNASILTDFDLDLGQLNYGILVYGFILYVLGYFLYALMYAAVGSIVSRTEDLGQALMPVMMCTFVAFYIPLFSISAPDTMLIKVASFVPITSPLSMVLRIGVGEVAFWEIAVSLVILLATTFGLGWLAAKIYRTGVLMYGKRPSIKEIRKAMKAYKI; via the coding sequence ATGAATAAAATGGGAACAATTATCAGCTTTACTTTTAAAAACAAAGTGAGAACGAAATCCTTCCTGATTACAACCTTGATTCTGATTTTGCTGATCAGCATCGGCATGAATATTCCATACTTCATCAAGGTGTTCCAAGGGGATGATGGAGCCAAAGAAACACAGATCGGTGTTGTGGCTGAACAGGGAAACCGTGCCGCTGAGCTCCTGCTGGCGTATGCGCCGCCCGCGACTGCAGCTGCAGATGAAGATACGGACACCGTGGCTTTTAAGGCCTTTGCCTCGGCGGATGACGCTGCCCTGAAGCAGGGGCTGGATGACGAAAAAATTGAAGGCTACCTTACTTTTGATGCCAAAGGCAGTGAAGGTGTCCCTCCGGTAACCTATCATAGCAAGGACGGAGAACTGGACAAAGACCTGAAGACTTATCTCCAGGGTGCACTGCAGCAGATCAATACGCAGCTGATTGCCGGCGATAAACTGACTCAGGAGCAGGTAGCAGCAATGTTTGCACCGGTGTCCATCGGAACCCAGCAGCTCAGCACGGATGGAACGGATGGTGCAGCACCGGATGAATCGAAGCCGGCTATCAATTATGTTATCGTCTATGTGCTTCTGATCCTGTTCTTCATGTCGATTACCATGACCGGGAATATGATTGCGGCTGAAGTGACCTCGGAGAAAAGCTCACGCATCATGGAGATTCTGATTACCAGCGCTTCGCCGCTAACGCAAATGTTCGGCAAGGTCATCGGGATCTTCCTGGTCGGCCTGATGCAAATTGCCATTATCTCGGCAAGTATCGCCATCAATCTGATGCTTCCGCATAATGCCAGCATATTAACTGATTTTGATCTGGATCTTGGACAATTGAATTATGGCATCCTGGTATATGGTTTTATCCTTTATGTGCTGGGCTACTTCCTGTATGCCTTAATGTATGCTGCTGTAGGCTCCATTGTAAGCCGCACTGAGGACTTGGGCCAGGCATTGATGCCGGTAATGATGTGTACCTTTGTAGCCTTCTACATTCCGTTGTTCAGCATCTCAGCCCCGGACACTATGCTAATTAAGGTGGCAAGCTTTGTGCCTATTACCTCACCGCTCAGCATGGTGCTGCGGATTGGGGTAGGGGAGGTTGCCTTTTGGGAAATTGCAGTCTCGCTTGTGATCCTGCTGGCAACTACATTTGGACTAGGCTGGCTCGCGGCCAAGATCTACCGGACCGGGGTCCTGATGTACGGCAAACGCCCAAGCATTAAGGAGATCAGAAAAGCGATGAAGGCTTATAAGATTTAA